The following proteins are encoded in a genomic region of Hoeflea phototrophica DFL-43:
- a CDS encoding substrate-binding domain-containing protein gives MKLLVTTAVVASALLSGVAFADGHLPLRETDGIADRDYWVPNEVNAEGKLEALQETVGANAVPFAGTLEKPIEIALIYPSADTSDFWARNYLALTKRLDQLGIAYKTTEFASRQVEHSLQATYASQVEQDADLYDYVIFGPSELAIQADNIDKLAANDGFSTYVWAFHTPLKYLKNQPDVWFDFSSAAGALTMCEYMLGRLGEGVTMAMNRGIPGITDNQRSGDFKACVEEKGGWKTAYEHYGEYQTEGGFEGTTLIMQAYPEATVIHNANTAMAMGSVEAQLAMGKEKEVFSTGWGGTGLELEAIRRGELDATPMRMGDDVGAATAEAIKADLESRTDELPLVFLGRITIAHDQMSADELNALETEAFRFSGVGALSR, from the coding sequence CTCAGGGAAACGGACGGCATTGCCGATCGCGATTACTGGGTGCCCAATGAAGTCAACGCAGAAGGCAAACTTGAAGCGCTGCAGGAAACAGTCGGCGCCAATGCTGTGCCGTTCGCCGGTACGCTTGAAAAGCCGATCGAGATCGCGCTGATCTACCCATCAGCCGATACCTCTGATTTCTGGGCCCGCAACTATCTGGCCTTGACCAAGCGGCTTGACCAACTGGGCATCGCCTACAAGACCACTGAATTCGCCAGCCGCCAGGTGGAGCACTCTTTGCAAGCCACCTATGCCAGCCAGGTGGAGCAGGACGCTGATCTTTACGATTATGTGATCTTCGGGCCGTCCGAACTGGCCATTCAGGCGGACAACATCGACAAGCTGGCCGCCAATGACGGGTTCTCGACCTATGTCTGGGCTTTCCATACACCGCTGAAGTATCTGAAAAACCAGCCTGATGTCTGGTTTGATTTCTCCTCGGCCGCTGGTGCGCTGACCATGTGTGAGTACATGCTTGGCCGTCTTGGGGAAGGCGTGACGATGGCGATGAATCGCGGCATTCCCGGCATCACGGACAACCAGCGCTCCGGCGATTTCAAGGCTTGCGTAGAAGAGAAGGGCGGCTGGAAGACCGCCTATGAGCACTATGGTGAGTACCAGACAGAAGGCGGCTTCGAAGGCACAACGCTGATCATGCAGGCCTATCCGGAAGCCACGGTCATCCACAATGCCAATACTGCAATGGCAATGGGTTCGGTTGAGGCGCAGCTGGCAATGGGCAAGGAGAAGGAGGTCTTCTCAACCGGTTGGGGCGGTACTGGTCTTGAGCTGGAAGCCATCCGCCGCGGCGAGCTGGACGCGACACCCATGCGCATGGGCGACGATGTTGGTGCAGCAACCGCCGAAGCGATCAAGGCTGATCTGGAAAGCCGTACCGATGAGCTTCCATTGGTCTTCCTTGGCCGTATCACCATTGCGCATGACCAGATGAGTGCGGACGAGTTGAACGCGCTGGAAACCGAAGCGTTCCGCTTTTCCGGTGTTGGTGCGCTTTCACGCTAA
- a CDS encoding LacI family DNA-binding transcriptional regulator, which translates to MRDVARVAGVSRMTVSRALKKDSPVSKETREHILNVVREMNYVPDQMAGSLSTKRSGFVAVLVPSLNNLHFAETVQALTQQLEGIGQQILLGYTDYSAGREERLIETMLRRRPEAIVLSYDGHSDRAMQLLGEANVPVIELWERPEDPVAHTVGFSNFSAAAEMTRALIARGYRNIAFLGEDEDDWTRGAARRKGFLHAMEQSGLSSHRLLRYGRPPLSIEDGAAALPALLAQFPDTDCIFCVSDAPAFGALSALKAIGRAVPDDIGIAGFGNFEVSRFATPSITTVTVDPKTIGNMTGRLIADLLVDRGVDVASGRHINVDVTLTFRDSTRRL; encoded by the coding sequence ATGCGGGATGTCGCGCGCGTAGCGGGCGTATCCCGCATGACTGTTTCGCGGGCTCTCAAGAAGGACAGCCCGGTCTCCAAAGAGACCAGAGAACACATCCTCAATGTGGTTCGGGAGATGAACTACGTTCCGGATCAAATGGCAGGAAGCCTGTCGACCAAACGGTCTGGTTTTGTCGCGGTTCTGGTTCCATCGCTGAACAACCTGCATTTCGCAGAAACCGTCCAGGCTTTGACACAGCAGCTTGAGGGCATCGGGCAGCAGATATTGTTGGGCTACACCGACTATTCCGCTGGGCGCGAAGAACGTCTGATCGAGACAATGTTGCGCCGCCGACCCGAAGCCATTGTGTTGTCCTATGACGGCCACTCAGACCGTGCGATGCAGTTGCTGGGCGAAGCCAATGTGCCGGTGATCGAGCTTTGGGAACGGCCTGAAGACCCTGTCGCTCACACGGTCGGATTCTCCAATTTCTCTGCGGCGGCTGAAATGACCCGTGCCCTGATTGCGCGCGGCTATCGCAACATTGCCTTTCTGGGTGAGGATGAAGATGACTGGACCCGCGGCGCGGCGCGTCGCAAAGGATTTTTGCACGCCATGGAGCAGTCCGGCCTGTCTTCGCACCGTCTCCTGAGATATGGCAGGCCTCCTTTGTCAATTGAAGATGGGGCTGCTGCGCTGCCCGCTCTGCTCGCGCAGTTTCCCGACACGGACTGCATTTTCTGTGTCTCTGACGCTCCGGCCTTTGGTGCGCTGTCAGCGCTCAAGGCGATTGGGCGAGCCGTGCCTGATGACATCGGTATTGCAGGGTTTGGAAATTTTGAAGTGTCGCGCTTTGCCACGCCTTCAATAACCACAGTCACAGTCGACCCGAAAACCATTGGCAACATGACCGGCAGGCTTATTGCGGACCTGTTGGTGGACAGAGGCGTAGACGTGGCATCCGGGCGGCACATCAATGTGGATGTCACCCTGACTTTCCGGGACAGCACGCGCCGTTTGTAA
- a CDS encoding ABC transporter ATP-binding protein — MPTIHLENLIKRYGSVQVLHGIELEMADNEFTVLVGPSGCGKSTTLRMIAGLEDVSEGEIYVDGKPVSQLEPKDRDLAMVFQDYALYPHMNVAKNMSFALLLQKRPKAEIDRKVREVAATLGLTDYLGRKPGELSGGQRQRVAMGRALTRDAGIFLFDEPLSNLDAKLRGQMRAELALMSQRVQKNMIYVTHDQIEAMTLADRIVVMHGGYIQQQGSPEELFKKPVNKFVAGFLGMPPMNFLNGDIADTADGVFVNGDGFALKLEGERASAAKAHSSRQVTLGVRPSDLVYDADARAGSALQLDIIVSEYVGAQTVLLCRCGPANVVVEVNSQTPIALGQTLTFAVNSAGVHLFDRDSEVAL; from the coding sequence ATGCCTACGATCCATCTGGAAAATCTGATCAAGCGTTACGGCTCCGTGCAGGTGCTGCACGGCATCGAGCTTGAGATGGCGGACAACGAGTTTACCGTTCTTGTTGGCCCTTCAGGCTGCGGAAAGTCGACAACGTTGCGCATGATCGCCGGGCTTGAGGATGTCAGCGAAGGTGAGATCTATGTTGATGGAAAGCCCGTCAGCCAGTTGGAACCCAAGGATCGCGACCTTGCGATGGTGTTTCAGGACTATGCTCTTTACCCGCATATGAACGTCGCCAAGAACATGTCTTTTGCGCTGTTGCTGCAAAAACGTCCAAAGGCCGAAATCGACCGCAAGGTACGGGAAGTGGCGGCGACGCTTGGATTGACTGACTATCTCGGCCGTAAGCCTGGTGAGTTGTCCGGTGGCCAGCGCCAACGGGTGGCCATGGGGCGCGCGTTGACGCGTGACGCCGGGATTTTCCTGTTCGATGAGCCTTTGTCGAACCTTGATGCAAAGCTGCGTGGCCAGATGCGCGCGGAACTCGCGTTGATGAGCCAGCGGGTTCAAAAGAACATGATCTATGTCACCCATGATCAGATCGAGGCGATGACGCTGGCCGATCGTATCGTGGTGATGCACGGCGGATATATTCAGCAGCAGGGTTCGCCTGAGGAGTTGTTCAAGAAGCCGGTGAACAAGTTCGTGGCCGGGTTTCTGGGTATGCCTCCAATGAATTTCCTCAACGGTGACATCGCGGATACAGCCGATGGCGTCTTTGTGAATGGCGATGGATTTGCCCTGAAGCTGGAGGGTGAAAGAGCCTCTGCCGCCAAGGCCCATTCCAGTCGTCAGGTGACGTTGGGCGTGCGCCCGTCCGATCTCGTGTACGACGCGGATGCCAGAGCCGGGAGCGCTCTGCAACTGGACATCATCGTCTCCGAATATGTCGGTGCGCAAACGGTGCTGCTGTGTAGATGCGGACCTGCCAATGTGGTGGTCGAGGTGAATTCCCAAACACCCATAGCCTTGGGGCAGACACTGACATTTGCGGTCAATTCAGCAGGGGTGCACCTGTTCGATCGCGATAGCGAGGTCGCGCTTTAA
- a CDS encoding extracellular solute-binding protein: MKTYLKSGAIGLAMATMMAGTALAGSHSEGPYADFEGTTLIVNFPAHPHYDAVMKILPEFTKETGIEVEVDQLPYLKMRERQTLELAQDEGEYDLIAYVVFSKADYVYADQLENLAKYFMNPQLSDPAYDSADLIDGYVYNIGFAGGDRGYLAGSTGSLFGLPYGSETSVLGYRKDIFEKHGLEVPETYDELLALACQIPELEPGMGGLASRAASGHHAAHAFLLHLNPLGGAIFDGNWEPVVNNAQGVAAAEALKTIIDCGPEGAVNFGFGEALGAFLNGDTAMFLDTTIVAGQVDNPEKSKVVGKVGWALHPMGTERASQTGGFGIGIPANAENKEAAFLLMQWLTSKEGDKLVALAGGNPSRFSTHADAEVNAKFPHMATFGEALKYADPDWRPIIPVWGKINADLGTTLSKVLTEDLDIQEALDGVAERTRGVMDEAGYYTWN, translated from the coding sequence ATGAAGACATATCTGAAATCAGGTGCCATTGGCTTGGCTATGGCCACAATGATGGCAGGAACAGCACTTGCCGGAAGCCATAGTGAAGGCCCATACGCTGACTTTGAGGGGACCACTCTGATTGTGAATTTCCCCGCTCACCCGCACTATGATGCGGTTATGAAGATCCTGCCGGAGTTCACCAAGGAGACCGGCATTGAAGTTGAGGTAGATCAGCTTCCTTATCTGAAAATGCGCGAGCGCCAGACACTGGAATTGGCGCAGGACGAGGGCGAATACGACCTGATCGCCTATGTGGTTTTTTCCAAGGCTGACTATGTCTATGCTGATCAGCTGGAAAATCTAGCCAAATATTTCATGAATCCACAGCTGTCCGATCCAGCTTATGATTCTGCTGACCTGATTGACGGCTATGTCTACAACATCGGCTTTGCCGGTGGTGACCGCGGCTATCTTGCCGGGTCGACGGGGTCGCTGTTTGGATTGCCCTACGGGTCCGAAACGTCCGTGCTGGGATATCGCAAGGACATCTTTGAAAAGCACGGCCTGGAAGTCCCTGAAACCTATGATGAGCTGCTTGCGCTGGCTTGCCAGATCCCGGAACTGGAGCCAGGAATGGGGGGGCTGGCATCACGTGCAGCTTCCGGTCATCACGCCGCCCATGCATTCCTATTGCACCTGAACCCCCTGGGTGGTGCGATCTTTGACGGCAATTGGGAGCCTGTTGTGAACAACGCCCAAGGTGTTGCTGCCGCAGAGGCGCTGAAGACGATCATTGATTGTGGTCCTGAGGGCGCTGTGAATTTTGGTTTTGGAGAGGCGCTGGGAGCGTTCCTGAACGGTGACACGGCGATGTTCCTCGACACCACTATTGTCGCAGGTCAGGTCGATAACCCTGAAAAAAGCAAGGTCGTCGGCAAGGTCGGTTGGGCTTTGCATCCCATGGGCACGGAGCGCGCCAGCCAGACTGGCGGATTTGGAATTGGTATTCCGGCCAACGCCGAAAACAAGGAGGCAGCGTTCTTGCTGATGCAGTGGCTGACCTCGAAAGAGGGTGACAAGCTGGTCGCGCTGGCTGGGGGCAACCCGTCGCGGTTCTCGACCCATGCCGATGCTGAAGTCAATGCGAAGTTCCCGCATATGGCAACCTTCGGTGAGGCTTTGAAATATGCCGATCCAGACTGGCGTCCGATCATCCCTGTCTGGGGCAAGATCAACGCTGATCTCGGCACCACGCTTTCCAAGGTTCTGACTGAAGATCTGGACATCCAGGAAGCGCTTGACGGAGTGGCAGAGCGTACCCGCGGCGTCATGGATGAAGCCGGATACTACACCTGGAATTAG
- a CDS encoding carbohydrate ABC transporter permease, whose translation MSRALANRLTPYMFMAPAVVIMTMALLYPLMYMVWGSFRDWNPSQTIGEAEFVGLKNYITLWNDPNFHESLGVTLRFAFFVVGFEMLIGVGLALLLDRNIRGMSVLRTLFILPMMIAPVVVGLMWRYMYHPTVGTFNRFLDDVGLPKVDWLGQHALGSIIIADIWQWTPFIFILSLAALQSLPRSALEAARIDGATAWQQIIHIKLPLMMPVLIVTCLLRLIDAFKVLEVILVMTEGGPGLSTEILALRISRTATEFRELGVAAAMSNYLLVLLLAFTVAMFAFTSLQEKRAARIRAAVEEDE comes from the coding sequence ATGTCACGCGCATTGGCCAATCGGCTTACGCCCTACATGTTTATGGCGCCTGCGGTCGTCATCATGACGATGGCTCTGCTCTATCCGTTGATGTACATGGTCTGGGGCAGTTTTCGGGACTGGAATCCAAGCCAGACCATTGGCGAGGCTGAATTCGTCGGCCTGAAAAACTACATCACGCTCTGGAACGATCCGAACTTTCACGAAAGCCTTGGCGTGACGCTGCGGTTCGCGTTCTTCGTGGTTGGTTTCGAGATGTTGATCGGCGTCGGCCTGGCCTTGCTGCTTGATCGCAACATTCGCGGCATGTCGGTTCTTCGGACCCTGTTCATACTGCCGATGATGATAGCGCCTGTCGTGGTTGGCCTAATGTGGCGCTACATGTACCACCCGACCGTTGGCACGTTTAACCGTTTTCTCGACGATGTCGGTTTGCCGAAAGTGGACTGGCTGGGGCAGCACGCATTGGGATCGATCATCATTGCCGACATCTGGCAATGGACACCCTTTATCTTCATCCTGTCGCTGGCTGCTTTGCAGTCCTTGCCCCGCTCTGCGCTGGAAGCGGCGCGGATCGATGGCGCCACGGCATGGCAGCAGATCATTCATATCAAACTGCCTTTGATGATGCCGGTTCTGATCGTTACCTGCCTGTTGCGGCTGATTGATGCCTTCAAGGTGCTTGAAGTGATCCTTGTGATGACAGAAGGCGGCCCCGGGCTGTCCACCGAGATTCTCGCGCTCCGCATCTCGCGCACGGCCACCGAGTTTCGTGAACTTGGAGTCGCGGCTGCGATGTCGAACTATCTTCTGGTGCTGCTGCTGGCCTTCACTGTCGCAATGTTCGCCTTCACCAGTCTTCAGGAAAAGCGCGCCGCCCGGATCCGTGCAGCTGTAGAGGAGGACGAGTAA
- a CDS encoding carbohydrate ABC transporter permease: MSTKYEKQNPAFYVLIAILVFMSIGPVLLMFMNSFKLDVDIISGTSGLLFLPTIQNYEKALCDVLWYEPDHVDFCSLKFGGAFINSLFIALISTFLTLVIGCMAAYALVRFRFMGRDTASLTTLMVRMVPPAVLLVPVFGLWNNEFCLDKEGLVGGFIRDTFGGRGDVCLAGTHSGIILIYVAMNLPFVIWILQSFIVQVPRSLEEAARVDGAGPFQVFFKVVLPLIKPGLAAAAIFTFRIAWNEYLLASALSDRNTKTVPILIVNNMSEFNVEWGVIMATGMLLAIPPIIFTLFASRQIITGMTAGAVKG; encoded by the coding sequence ATGTCCACCAAATACGAAAAGCAGAACCCAGCGTTTTATGTCCTGATCGCCATTCTGGTTTTCATGTCGATAGGGCCAGTGCTGTTGATGTTCATGAACTCGTTCAAACTGGATGTGGACATTATCTCCGGCACTTCGGGGCTGCTGTTCCTGCCGACGATCCAGAACTATGAGAAAGCACTTTGCGATGTGCTCTGGTATGAACCGGACCATGTGGATTTCTGCTCATTGAAGTTCGGTGGCGCCTTTATCAATTCCTTGTTCATCGCGCTCATTTCGACGTTTCTGACACTGGTGATCGGCTGCATGGCGGCCTACGCCTTGGTCCGGTTCCGCTTCATGGGGCGGGACACCGCTTCCTTGACCACCTTGATGGTGCGCATGGTCCCGCCTGCTGTGTTGCTCGTGCCGGTGTTCGGCCTGTGGAACAACGAGTTCTGCCTGGACAAGGAAGGACTGGTTGGCGGGTTTATCCGTGACACTTTCGGCGGTCGTGGCGATGTCTGTCTTGCCGGAACGCATTCGGGCATCATTCTGATCTACGTGGCGATGAACCTGCCATTTGTGATCTGGATCCTGCAGAGCTTCATCGTGCAGGTTCCACGCTCCCTGGAAGAGGCTGCGCGGGTGGATGGGGCAGGGCCGTTCCAGGTCTTCTTCAAGGTGGTGTTGCCCCTGATCAAGCCAGGCTTGGCGGCGGCGGCAATCTTCACCTTTCGAATTGCCTGGAACGAGTATCTTCTGGCCTCTGCGCTGAGTGACCGCAATACCAAGACGGTGCCGATCCTGATCGTGAACAACATGTCCGAGTTCAACGTCGAATGGGGAGTTATCATGGCCACAGGCATGTTGCTGGCCATTCCGCCGATCATCTTCACGCTGTTTGCATCGCGTCAGATTATCACCGGGATGACCGCTGGTGCAGTCAAAGGCTGA
- a CDS encoding cytochrome b561 domain-containing protein codes for MWEWLLSPVDPSRAHDVGFAISWHARSMVLGWGILAPLAVIAARFLKIMPGQDWPRELDNPVWWRSHWIAQTVVFALTIGALVLVLPADLSQMSLHRWMGYCVLFGMAVQVALGVFRGSKGGPTAPAADGSLRGHHYDMTPRRLGFEAVHKTLGYGLLFLAAGTILLGLWETNGPRWMWLAIMVWWVVLIVLFCILQKRGMAVDTYQAIWGADPAHPGNQRPAPKWGVRRPGNQ; via the coding sequence ATGTGGGAGTGGCTTCTATCACCGGTTGACCCGAGCCGCGCACATGATGTCGGCTTTGCGATCTCGTGGCACGCCCGCTCGATGGTGCTGGGATGGGGAATTCTTGCGCCGCTTGCCGTGATTGCGGCGCGCTTCCTGAAGATCATGCCAGGGCAGGATTGGCCGCGTGAGTTGGACAATCCGGTCTGGTGGCGCAGTCACTGGATAGCGCAAACCGTTGTGTTTGCGCTGACGATAGGTGCATTGGTTTTGGTGCTGCCAGCAGACCTTTCACAGATGAGCCTGCATCGCTGGATGGGCTATTGCGTGTTGTTTGGCATGGCGGTGCAAGTGGCTTTGGGGGTGTTTCGTGGAAGCAAGGGCGGGCCGACGGCCCCTGCCGCCGATGGCAGCCTGCGGGGTCACCACTATGACATGACGCCGCGGCGCCTGGGCTTTGAAGCGGTTCATAAAACACTGGGCTACGGCCTCTTGTTTCTGGCTGCCGGCACGATTCTCTTGGGGCTTTGGGAAACAAATGGTCCTCGCTGGATGTGGCTGGCGATCATGGTGTGGTGGGTTGTTCTGATTGTCCTGTTCTGTATCCTTCAAAAGCGCGGGATGGCGGTCGATACCTACCAGGCAATCTGGGGGGCGGATCCTGCCCATCCGGGCAATCAGAGGCCTGCTCCCAAATGGGGCGTGAGACGGCCGGGAAATCAATAG
- a CDS encoding SMP-30/gluconolactonase/LRE family protein, whose amino-acid sequence MFGVIEGTGFQAIKPEFNDCVIGHARVERLWTGARWSEGSVWFAAGRYLLWSDIPNNRIMRFDETDGSVSVFRDPSNNSNGHTVDRQGRLISCEHLTRRVTRTELDGSITVIADSYDGKRLNSPNDVVVKSDGTIWFTDPSYGILMDYEGDRATSEIGACHVYRVDPGTGAVEMVADDYVKPNGLAFSPDESHLYIADTGITHTPGGPAHIRRHSVGADGRLSGGDVVADCSAGVFDGFRVDRDGRIWSSAADGVHCLTAQGDLIGKILIPELVANVCFGGPKLNRLFICGTTSLYAAYLNVNGVSPV is encoded by the coding sequence ATGTTTGGTGTGATCGAGGGAACCGGCTTTCAAGCCATCAAGCCTGAATTCAATGATTGCGTCATTGGCCATGCGCGGGTGGAACGGTTGTGGACCGGCGCACGCTGGTCGGAGGGATCGGTATGGTTCGCAGCGGGACGTTATCTCCTCTGGTCCGATATTCCCAACAACCGCATCATGCGGTTTGATGAAACCGACGGCAGCGTTTCGGTCTTCCGTGATCCCTCCAACAACAGCAATGGCCACACGGTGGACCGCCAGGGAAGGCTGATCAGCTGCGAACATCTCACACGCCGGGTCACGCGGACCGAGCTTGACGGCTCGATCACTGTGATCGCGGACAGCTACGATGGTAAGAGGCTGAATTCACCCAATGATGTGGTGGTGAAATCGGACGGGACAATCTGGTTCACGGACCCGTCCTATGGAATCCTCATGGACTATGAGGGCGATCGCGCGACCAGCGAGATTGGCGCCTGCCATGTCTACCGCGTCGATCCCGGGACGGGCGCTGTCGAGATGGTTGCCGATGATTACGTCAAACCCAATGGACTGGCTTTCTCCCCGGACGAAAGTCACCTCTACATCGCTGATACCGGGATCACCCATACGCCGGGCGGACCTGCCCATATCCGCCGGCACAGCGTCGGGGCCGATGGCCGCCTTTCGGGCGGAGACGTGGTGGCGGACTGCAGCGCGGGCGTGTTTGACGGCTTCCGCGTTGATCGTGATGGGCGGATCTGGAGTTCAGCCGCAGATGGCGTGCATTGCCTCACAGCTCAGGGGGATCTCATTGGCAAGATCCTGATCCCGGAGCTGGTCGCCAATGTCTGTTTTGGCGGTCCGAAGCTCAACAGACTGTTTATCTGCGGAACCACCTCGCTTTATGCAGCCTACCTCAATGTGAATGGCGTCTCGCCCGTCTAG
- a CDS encoding GlcG/HbpS family heme-binding protein, whose protein sequence is MNFVQKTIELTHEAALEMLQAGVAAATEMGQPQCIVIVDKSGESLATLRMTGSKYLSLLSARSKARTAASIGVESDRIPPQVAPLIAAATQGAVTGLGGGLPIYLDGVLLGGVGVGSGSPEQDRSVAKAAIAAIGAQFEK, encoded by the coding sequence ATGAACTTTGTCCAGAAGACAATCGAGCTCACACACGAGGCGGCACTCGAAATGTTGCAGGCCGGCGTTGCAGCTGCAACCGAAATGGGTCAGCCGCAATGCATCGTCATTGTCGACAAAAGCGGGGAGAGCCTTGCAACGCTTCGCATGACCGGTTCGAAGTATCTCAGCCTTCTCAGTGCGCGCTCAAAAGCACGAACAGCTGCCTCCATCGGAGTTGAATCGGATAGGATCCCGCCACAGGTGGCTCCATTGATCGCGGCCGCCACACAAGGCGCAGTCACCGGACTTGGCGGTGGATTGCCGATCTACCTCGATGGTGTCTTGCTGGGCGGCGTAGGGGTCGGTTCCGGAAGCCCGGAGCAAGACCGGTCTGTCGCCAAAGCCGCCATCGCTGCCATTGGCGCGCAGTTTGAAAAATGA
- a CDS encoding ABC transporter substrate-binding protein: MVGAKKCDEDTVILLTSKPYPALMAQLVKLSVVPEHVASELGQEGFNEAPVGSGPYKLVSSDRGVKVSLHAFRPATHQHHRSSR; encoded by the coding sequence ATCGTCGGCGCCAAGAAGTGTGATGAGGACACCGTCATTCTATTGACCAGCAAGCCTTACCCCGCGCTGATGGCTCAGCTGGTCAAGCTCTCGGTGGTGCCCGAACATGTCGCTTCCGAACTCGGCCAGGAAGGTTTCAATGAAGCGCCTGTCGGATCGGGCCCCTACAAGCTCGTCAGTTCGGATCGCGGCGTCAAGGTTTCGCTCCATGCTTTCCGTCCAGCCACTCACCAGCACCATAGATCTTCAAGGTGA
- a CDS encoding TRAP transporter large permease has protein sequence MIESLIGFGAVLILVLLRMPIAFAMGIVGMIGLTYETNFRAAISLVSRLIIDTSQDYGLSVVPLFILMGLFVNKGGISRELYQVSNAFLGHFRGGLAMATIAACGGFAAICGSSLATAATMSKVVMPEMRKLGYSDELSSASIAAGGTLGILIPPSVILVIYGLLTETSIGKLFIAGIIPGILGIVFYLIAVQISVFRNPAAGPAGRRFSLSEKLQALRGVWSVLLLFFLVIGGLYGALDFWPIHLTFSPTEAAGMGAMGAFLIALSRSSLSFRETLTVLKEAATTTAQLFSVLIGAWIFSNFVNYAGLPEGLKDMIVGAELSPWLVMTVIILIYVALGCVFESLSMLLLTVPIFFPIVIGLGYDPVWFGIVVVVVTEISLITPPVGLNVFILKSVVGNISVGTIFRGVTPFWIMDIVRLLILMLFPWLVLFLPSQM, from the coding sequence ATGATTGAGTCCCTCATCGGTTTTGGAGCAGTCCTGATCCTGGTTCTGCTGCGCATGCCCATCGCCTTCGCCATGGGCATTGTCGGCATGATCGGCTTGACGTACGAGACAAATTTCAGAGCGGCGATCTCTTTGGTGTCCCGGTTGATCATCGACACCAGCCAGGATTACGGGCTGTCGGTTGTGCCGCTGTTCATTCTCATGGGCCTTTTCGTCAACAAGGGCGGCATCAGCCGCGAACTCTACCAGGTTTCGAACGCCTTTCTCGGCCATTTCCGTGGCGGTTTGGCCATGGCCACGATCGCCGCCTGCGGCGGCTTTGCCGCAATCTGCGGATCGTCGCTCGCCACCGCTGCCACAATGTCCAAGGTGGTGATGCCCGAAATGCGCAAGCTCGGCTATTCCGATGAACTCTCCTCGGCCTCCATTGCCGCCGGCGGAACCTTGGGGATCCTGATCCCGCCATCGGTGATCCTCGTGATCTATGGTCTTCTGACGGAGACTTCCATCGGCAAGCTGTTCATAGCCGGCATCATTCCCGGCATTCTCGGCATCGTGTTCTATCTGATCGCGGTCCAGATATCGGTGTTCCGGAATCCCGCCGCGGGTCCGGCCGGCCGGCGCTTCAGCCTGTCTGAAAAGCTGCAGGCGCTGCGCGGCGTCTGGTCTGTCCTGCTGCTGTTTTTCCTGGTGATCGGCGGGCTGTATGGTGCGCTCGATTTCTGGCCAATCCACCTGACCTTCTCGCCCACAGAGGCCGCCGGAATGGGTGCGATGGGCGCGTTCCTGATCGCACTGTCGCGCAGTTCGCTTTCGTTCCGCGAAACACTCACGGTTCTCAAGGAAGCCGCGACCACCACCGCACAGCTTTTCAGTGTCCTGATCGGTGCCTGGATTTTCTCGAACTTCGTCAACTATGCCGGCCTTCCCGAAGGGCTCAAGGACATGATTGTCGGTGCCGAGCTCTCACCCTGGCTGGTTATGACAGTCATTATCCTGATTTACGTCGCACTGGGCTGCGTCTTTGAAAGCCTGTCCATGCTGCTGCTGACGGTGCCCATTTTCTTCCCGATCGTAATCGGGCTCGGCTATGATCCGGTCTGGTTCGGCATTGTCGTCGTCGTGGTGACCGAAATCAGCCTGATCACCCCGCCAGTCGGCCTGAACGTCTTCATCCTCAAAAGCGTGGTTGGCAATATCTCGGTCGGCACCATCTTCCGGGGTGTCACGCCATTCTGGATCATGGACATCGTCCGCTTGCTGATCCTGATGCTGTTCCCCTGGCTGGTGCTTTTCCTGCCATCGCAGATGTAG
- a CDS encoding TRAP transporter small permease — MKSIAKVLNRLTELPMLVAGATLFILMVLTFADVIMRSTFSAPIEAATELTRIAMAVIVFSALPVVSGRAEHIVVDLLDPLFQRARIKRILDGVITLACGILLVWPAMRAFDLAERARSYGDLTEYLSIPVFYITWFIALMTLATAGAMALRGVVTLFMPELLRGAHD; from the coding sequence ATGAAATCCATCGCGAAAGTGCTCAATCGGCTGACGGAGTTGCCAATGCTCGTCGCCGGAGCAACGCTCTTCATCCTGATGGTGCTGACGTTCGCAGATGTCATCATGCGCTCCACATTCTCCGCCCCGATCGAGGCCGCAACAGAGCTGACCCGCATAGCCATGGCGGTGATCGTGTTTTCCGCGCTCCCGGTCGTGTCTGGCCGGGCCGAACATATTGTTGTCGACCTGCTTGATCCGCTGTTTCAGCGCGCCAGGATCAAACGTATCCTCGACGGAGTGATCACTCTGGCCTGCGGCATTCTGCTTGTCTGGCCCGCCATGCGCGCCTTTGATCTCGCCGAGCGCGCCAGAAGTTACGGCGATCTGACCGAGTATCTCTCGATCCCGGTTTTCTACATCACCTGGTTCATTGCCCTCATGACCCTCGCAACCGCTGGCGCAATGGCGCTTCGCGGCGTGGTCACCCTGTTCATGCCAGAGCTGCTGCGAGGCGCACATGATTGA